From Tiliqua scincoides isolate rTilSci1 chromosome 2, rTilSci1.hap2, whole genome shotgun sequence, the proteins below share one genomic window:
- the ZBTB7C gene encoding zinc finger and BTB domain-containing protein 7C → MANGVEDLIGIPFPNHSSEILCGLNEQRHNGLLCDVILIVQDQEYRTHKSVLAACSQYFKKLFTTGTLADQPYVYEIDFVKPEALSAILEFAYTSTLTITTSNIKHILSAAKMLEIQCVINVCLEIMEPSEEEDEKEEEEEEDDEEEAEEEEEEEEDVEDFASQSLTDVQDISCHQSPSKSELAEEAFTDPPSSFPSHFPANSSHGSLGVIRDFSIESLLRENLYPKASIPERRPTLSPFVPDLFPHLWNRDFGTFSQVEEQQMDNSPLDLVIRKRKIKEEEKDDPPPAPFPNDIFKDMFVSSPASHLGHIKAENDYSAYLNFLSAAHFGGVFPRWPEERKIKPKASQQCPICNKIIMGAGKLPRHMRTHTGEKPYMCTICEVRFTRQDKLKIHMRKHTGERPYLCIHCNAKFVHNYDLKNHMRIHTGIRPYQCKFCYKSFTRSDHLHRHVKRQSCRISRPRRGRKPATWRAASLLFAQNGQSDDKSFMMPPALEEMGSHLGSTAMCLPGPSPKHFMDGAKNALNLQELESQFEEAQMKLFGRTHLDMERNGSIFAFALGHNDSLSARPYFPLPDPWNTGFNGLAGLNHLGPISEASN, encoded by the exons AATGGTCTCCTCTGTGACGTCATCCTCATTGTCCAGGACCAAGAATACAGGACCCACAAATCTGTCTTGGCTGCTTGCAGCCAATATTTTAAGAAACTCTTCACTACTGGCACTTTAGCAGACCAGCCCTATGTTTACGAGATTGACTTTGTCAAACCTGAAGCACTTTCGGCAATCCTGGAGTTTGCCTATACCTCCACCTTGACCATCACCACCTCGAACATCAAGCATATCCTCAGTGCAGCCAAGATGCTGGAGATTCAGTGTGTTATCAATGTTTGTCTTGAAATCATGGAGCCCAGCGAGGAAGAAgatgagaaggaggaggaggaagaggaagacgatgaggaagaagcagaggaagaggaagaggaggaggaggatgtagAAGACTTTGCCAGCCAGAGCTTAACAGATGTCCAAGACATCAGCTGCCACCAAAGTCCTTCCAAATCCGAGCTTGCTGAAGAAGCATTCACGGACCCGCCAAGCAGCTTCCCCAGCCACTTCCCAGCCAACAGCTCCCACGGCTCCCTGGGCGTCATCAGAGACTTCTCCATTGAGTCCCTTCTAAGGGAAAACCTGTACCCTAAAGCTAGCATTCCAGAACGGAGACCAACTTTGTCTCCATTCGTGCCTGACCTCTTTCCTCACCTGTGGAACAGAGACTTTGGCACCTTTTCCCAAGTGGAGGAGCAGCAGATGGACAACAGTCCCTTAGACCTGGTAATCCGAAAAAGGAAAATCAAAGAAGAGGAGAAGGACGACCCGCCCCCTGCTCCGTTTCCGAACGACATTTTCAAGGACATGTTTGTCAGTAGTCCTGCTAGCCACTTGGGACACATAAAGGCAGAAAATGATTATAGCGCTTACCTGAACTTCCTCAGTGCTGCCCATTTTGGGGGAGTTTTTCCTCGATGGCCAGAAGAAAGGAAGATCAAGCCCAAAGCTTCCCAGCAGTGCCCTATCTGCAACAAAATCATCATGGGAGCCGGGAAGCTGCCCCGTCACATGCGGACCCACACGGGAGAGAAGCCATATATGTGCACTATCTGTGAAGTTCGATTTACCAG GCAAGACAAGCTGAAGATTCACATGCGCAAGCACACGGGAGAAAGGCCCTACCTCTGCATCCACTGCAATGCCAAATTCGTTCACAACTACGACCTGAAGAACCACATGCGCATCCACACAGGTATCCGTCCTTACCAGTGTAAGTTCTGCTACAAGAGCTTCACACGCTCGGACCACCTGCACCGCCACGTCAAGCGCCAGAGCTGCCGGATCTCCCGCCCTCGGAGGGGGCGTAAGCCGGCCACCTGGAGAGCAGCAAGTTTGCTGTTTGCGCAGAACGGCCAGTCGGATGACAAAAGCTTCATGATGCCTCCGGCTCTGGAGGAGATGGGCAGCCACCTCGGCAGCACGGCCATGTGCCTTCCGGGCCCCAGCCCGAAGCATTTTATGGACGGGGCCAAGAATGCTCTGAATTTACAGGAGCTGGAGAGCCAGTTTGAGGAAGCCCAAATGAAGCTCTTTGGAAGGACACACCTGGACATGGAGCGGAATGGCAGCATCTTTGCCTTTGCCCTGGGTCACAACGACAGCCTTTCAGCACGGCCCTATTTCCCTCTCCCAGACCCCTGGAATACAGGTTTCAATGGACTGGCAGGACTCAACCACCTTGGCCCTATTTCTGAAGCAAGCAACTAA